A section of the Euzebya rosea genome encodes:
- a CDS encoding sensor histidine kinase, whose protein sequence is MTAPATGPRSRIEAERLELAAKPGLFLLAAGVIVLVVGWGMGVDIVTRVVPGLASMKVNTALGVAALGGATLAHGRGHRGQVVAGACGLLVLLLGALTLVQYLAGVDLGIDQLVVVDTEIGDFPGRMGANTAIAFVSLGSAWVVLAARPSNGIVHVAGQALASVGGFLALFALVGYALESASTRGIGRATEMAVHTSVSLVVATVGLAIATSDRGPLRIGWSNRAGGRLLRGLLAPVTTVVLGIGVIVDRVESAGLLADLDLQLALVTTLTLVMVAALVQLMASRLERVAVAEEEALEALEKAHLRLATLNEDLERRVALRTAELATTNDELERSNADLAQFAYVASHDLKEPLRMVSAYCTRLGERYREDLDDRGQTYVDLAVEAADRMQDMIDALLRYSRVGRESIEVERVDLATMAAEVVRRLGAPLGDVDVRVSPDLPDVVVDHDLFGHVLQNLIGNAAKFRHPERPPVIAIRGWEGPGGTVLEVADNGIGVPPKHRERIFQMFQRLHKRDAYEGTGIGLALVARIVGRHGGTVEVDDSDLGGASFRITLPTAPPRSAPDEHAAEDTDGHEGTAVAGTAGGRQPR, encoded by the coding sequence ATCGAGGCCGAGCGCCTCGAGCTCGCGGCCAAGCCGGGACTGTTCCTGCTGGCGGCCGGCGTGATCGTGCTCGTGGTCGGCTGGGGCATGGGGGTCGACATCGTGACCCGTGTGGTCCCGGGCCTCGCGTCGATGAAGGTGAACACCGCGCTCGGCGTGGCGGCGCTCGGCGGCGCGACGCTGGCGCACGGCCGAGGACACCGGGGTCAGGTCGTTGCCGGTGCTTGCGGGCTCCTGGTCCTGTTGCTCGGGGCCCTCACCCTGGTGCAGTACCTCGCCGGGGTCGACCTCGGCATCGACCAGCTCGTGGTCGTCGACACCGAGATCGGCGACTTCCCCGGCCGCATGGGGGCCAACACGGCCATCGCCTTCGTGTCCCTCGGGTCGGCATGGGTGGTCCTGGCCGCCAGGCCGTCCAACGGCATCGTCCACGTCGCCGGACAGGCGCTGGCGTCCGTCGGTGGCTTCCTCGCGTTGTTCGCCCTCGTGGGGTATGCGCTGGAGTCGGCCAGCACCCGGGGGATCGGCCGTGCCACGGAGATGGCGGTACACACCTCGGTGTCGCTGGTGGTGGCGACCGTCGGGCTGGCCATCGCCACCTCGGACCGCGGGCCGTTGCGGATCGGGTGGTCCAACAGGGCCGGCGGTCGCTTGCTCCGCGGCCTCCTGGCCCCGGTGACCACTGTGGTCCTCGGGATCGGGGTCATCGTCGACCGGGTGGAGTCCGCCGGACTCCTGGCCGACCTCGACCTCCAGCTGGCGCTGGTGACGACGCTGACGCTGGTCATGGTGGCTGCGCTCGTGCAGCTGATGGCCAGCAGGCTCGAACGGGTTGCTGTCGCCGAGGAGGAGGCGCTCGAGGCGCTGGAGAAGGCGCATCTCCGGCTGGCGACGCTCAACGAGGACCTCGAGCGACGTGTCGCCCTCCGCACCGCGGAGCTGGCGACCACCAACGACGAGCTCGAACGCTCCAACGCCGATCTGGCGCAGTTCGCCTACGTCGCCTCCCACGACCTGAAGGAACCCCTGCGGATGGTGTCGGCGTACTGCACCCGCCTGGGGGAGCGGTACCGCGAGGATCTGGACGACCGCGGCCAGACCTACGTCGACCTCGCCGTCGAGGCGGCCGACCGGATGCAGGACATGATCGATGCACTGCTGCGCTACAGCCGTGTCGGTCGTGAGTCCATCGAGGTCGAGCGGGTGGACCTCGCCACGATGGCCGCCGAGGTCGTGCGGCGCCTCGGAGCCCCGCTCGGCGATGTCGACGTACGGGTGTCCCCGGACCTTCCCGACGTCGTGGTGGACCACGACCTGTTCGGGCACGTCCTGCAGAACCTCATCGGCAACGCCGCCAAGTTCCGGCACCCCGAGCGTCCTCCGGTGATCGCGATCCGTGGCTGGGAGGGCCCGGGCGGCACGGTGCTGGAGGTCGCCGACAACGGCATCGGCGTCCCCCCGAAGCACCGTGAGCGCATCTTCCAGATGTTCCAGCGGCTGCACAAGCGCGACGCCTACGAGGGCACGGGCATAGGCTTGGCCCTCGTGGCCCGGATCGTCGGCCGGCACGGTGGCACCGTGGAGGTCGACGACAGCGATCTGGGAGGCGCCAGCTTCCGCATCACCCTGCCGACCGCACCCCCCCGTTCGGCACCCGACGAGCACGCAGCAGAGGACACCGATGGTCACGAAGGAACCGCCGTTGCAGGTACTGCTGGTGGACGACAACCCCGGTGA
- a CDS encoding response regulator, producing the protein MQVLLVDDNPGDVLLMQETFEELHVGVEVLTAGDGVEALDTLERGMADGRLPDLVVLDLNMPGMNGIEVLQAVRASDGLRHLPIIIMTSTAAEEEVVEAYRHYASSFVTKPQRPAEMTEALRSLDAFWLRIAQLPKT; encoded by the coding sequence TTGCAGGTACTGCTGGTGGACGACAACCCCGGTGACGTCCTGCTGATGCAGGAGACGTTCGAGGAGCTGCACGTCGGGGTCGAGGTGCTCACCGCGGGCGACGGTGTCGAGGCACTGGACACGTTGGAACGCGGTATGGCCGACGGTCGGTTGCCCGACCTCGTGGTCCTCGACCTGAACATGCCCGGCATGAACGGCATCGAGGTCCTGCAGGCCGTGCGGGCCAGCGACGGCCTTCGCCACCTCCCGATCATCATCATGACGTCCACCGCCGCGGAGGAGGAGGTTGTCGAGGCCTATCGCCACTACGCCTCCAGCTTCGTCACCAAACCCCAGCGGCCAGCGGAGATGACCGAGGCCCTCCGCAGCCTCGACGCCTTCTGGCTGCGCATCGCCCAGCTGCCGAAGACGTGA